AGAGTTCTGCTAgaattgctttcaaaatattacTAAATTTTAGTATTCAGAATATAATATGTATAGAGTAGtaatgtctttgttttcttgttgaaCACATTGAGATAGGGGGGTAGAGGGAAAGAGAAGTGTTCCACTACTTTCTTTCAAACCAAGAGATTTTGAATCCATGTTTTTGTTGTTACACAGTGCTTTCATCAAGCTGCCctgctttttaaattcctttttccctcttcctttaaCTGTTCCTAGGTCTTTGATGCTACAAACACAACTCGAGAACGGAGAGAAACTATTTATAAATTTGGTGAAGAAAATGGATATAAGGTGAGTCAAAGCATAGCAGTTCTGAGCTATTGCATGGCCAAGTAAGCCAGTGGTAGTTTTGCCCTTATGTGTACTCTTAAGTGCATTAGCACAAGCCACATCCTTCTTGGATGCTTAATCAATAATGTGTTTTGTGTTCCTAAGCATTGTTTATGATTAGAAGTCGTTCAGTcctcatttttctcatctttagTGTTTGTACTGTTTGGAGCTAAGCTATTTTGTGCTACAGCTTCAATTTTGTCTTCCTGGACCTGTGGTCATGAATGCAGTGTCAGGAAGAACATTTGAAGTATGGTTTGTCATGCAGTTCAGATCTTTGCTACAGGAACACAAAGGGGGTTCTGTGTTATTTCTGTGCAAACCAAAAACTTTGTGGTTTTCTGCCTTCTGGTTTTACATTTAGCTGTTCTCCAGTCATCTTTCATTTCCTCTAAACTTTATCTCTGTAAGCCTGTGACACAGCAAAACATATGTGTCTTTATTAGCAAGGCTACTCTGTTAGCTGGGAGGCTTCTAAAGTGTTGTTTCAGACATGTTAGTTGCTGTTTGTGGGGCTGAACTTGCATCCTCTGcatttgtttcttcctcttccatcctactttttttctgctgcaagaaTTTTCCACTTGCAAGCATTGTTGGGGAAAGAGTACAGAGCATGATGTGTCATGGAATGGTGAGCCTGGAATTTCTGATGAGAGGGTCTGGAGAAGCTTTCTGAGTAAATGGAGGGTAAAAGGCCTTGGCACGCTGCTTGTGTGTGTTAGTATCCAGAGGTGTTTTCATGcatcttccttctttctgtttgtgtggCTCCCATTTGGACTGAAGACTTTTTTTGTGGAGTCTGTGTGTGTTGATCCAGAGGTCATTGCTGCAAACATTGTGGTGAGTAAAGTTTGCTTTAACAGCTTGACATTGGGAGATTTGAAGTAGCTCAATATTTTTAGAAGTACATTATACGAACTTCCAATAGCAAAAAACCCATGTTAGCTCTCATTAAtagaaaaaatccttttttttttccctgtctacGTGAATGTTAGTAGCGTGGAAGTTTCATTCTCTGAAgagcaggggtttttttttgctttacatgtattttaatgAAGTTGCAGACAAAGCTTTTTGTTGTGTTCTCCCACTCTCTATTTCTTTAAACatgaagaagggaaggaaactTAAATACCtttctcctggttttattttaaacagcaagTAAAGCTGGGTAGTCCTGACTATGTTGATTGTAGTAATGATGAAGCAACAGAAGACTTCATGAAAAGAATAGAGTGCTACAAGAACTCATATGAGACCTTAGATGAAACTCTGGACAAGTAAGTGATGAAGCAGCACTGTGATTGCAGCTGGTGATCACAGTgctattaaaatgttattttaagagTTAGGGCATCCTATATTGGGTATTAGGGCTTTCAAGTCATTATTTTAGTGGCTTGAACTCTCTCTCCTTTGGCAAATTAGGGAGTGTTTACTTGGGGGTGTAGCACGGAAACTTCCTCGCTTGAGGAAAATTGTCTAGTGTGTCTAGTCTGGGACagtattcttttttattttcctacttGAAGAATGGTATTTATTCTTCTGGGATAGAACCAGCATTTAGCAATTACTCCAGACTTTCTACAGTGGTTGGTTGGTACTTGTTTTTTTGATACATAGAGACATGAGTGATTTGTAAGCATAACTTAATTGGTTGGCATGGTTAAGGTTAATTATGAACACATCAGTCTTAAAAATGTGacttctgaattaatttctttgtgctTGTAAAATTATCCTGCAGATGCAGGGCTGTGAGAAACTGTCTTAGCTACATTATTTGTCCTCATGCCAAGGCATTCTTCTGGGTTTTATTAACTTTGAACTCTTGAAAGTCAGGTGGGGATGAATCATGTGAGGAGGAGCCCTATCGCTGCCAGCAGACAGTGATAACGGGAAATTCATGGTGTAAATACAGAGAGGGAACCATGAAGTGGCCTGGAAACATAAAGGCTTTAATGTAACAAACATAGAAATGTGacttctgaattaatttctttgtgctTGTAAAATTATCCTGCAGATGCAGGGCTGTGAGAAACTGTCTTAGCTACATTATTTGTCCTCATGCCAAGGCATTCTTCTGGGTTTTATTAACTTTGAACTCTTGAAAGTCAGGTGGGGATGAATCATGTGAGGAGGAGCCCTATCGCTGCCAGCAGACAGTGATAACGGGAAATTCATGGTGTAAATACAGAGAGGGAACCATGAAGTGGCCTGGAAACATAAAGGCTTTAGATGTAACAAAAATAGAAACTGCATGATTTGAAGGCACACaaccaaaaaccccagaacCCTGAGATCACACCCATGTGTAGGGTGAGGTGTAGGGCACAGGAACAAACTGCATGATTTGAAGGCACACAACCAAAACCCCAGAACCCTGAGATCACACCCACGTGTAGGGTGAGGTGTAGGGCACAGGAAGCCCCAGAACCCTGAGATCACACCCATGTGTAGGGTGAGGTGTAGGGCACAGGAACCAATCCATAACcaggaaaaggaacaaaaccataTATGTAGCTGGCAGCCAGCCAACCATATATCAAAACCAAGAGCACCACCTTCCTTTTTTGTACCTGGTTAACATATTGGTTCCCATGAGAcagctcttctttttcttgccaCTGTGGGAAAGGATGTCCTGCCTCCTAGCCAGGGTTCCCCCAGGGTTTGAAGCTGAATCTCTCTGCATCTGCAGGTGAAGCCAgttccctgtccctccccaccAGGCCTGTTTCCACAAAGCCCCTTTCTTCTTGCTACAGCCCAGGATTTCAGAGTGGGGTTTGGCCATCCCAGGTGCTCCTGGTCTGTTCCaggccagagctgcagagaaggcTGAGCTGCATTTTAATGTAATTGAGCATGAGCAGCGTGAAGCCGGTTCAATCGGCTCAGTTCATGCGTGTGATTCCTGTGATGGACCTAatggctgtgcctggctggaaTAGTAATGATTAACTCCAAGGAACACGGGCAGCAGTGAGGGTGCTGATGCCTGTTTCTCACTACCTCAGTTTGGTTTTATTAtcagttttcttgttttattgCAGTGTGGTGTCTCAAACGCATAGCTAGAAACCAATAGTGGTTATTTTCAGCTTATGagacattttttccttgtgtgAACGAGAGGCTGCTTTAGAATTACAGCTCAGATAATAAAGGATAAGCagtgaaaattgaaattataaGCTGTCTGATGCTGAGAGAAGGTAGTGGTGGGGTAGATTACAGTACTGTTAACAAAGGGCTGCTCACAGAGCAGTTGAGAAAATGTCTTGCTTCAGATTATTCCAACTCTTTTGGTGCCCTAGTTTTTCTGGAGGGATTAATTGAGAATGGTAATTAGTGACCATTCCTTTTGGCCTCTGGGTGCAATCAGACAAACACTTGGTGATGGAAAGTGTTTGTAACCTggaaagaaaccccaaatgGTATTGTAATATAGCTGTATGTCTTATTCAGCTGTGGTAACTTAAGTGACTCCACTGATTCTCCCTTTCAGTGTGTGGACTGTATTTTTCCAAGAGTAGGATCTAGATTTGGATGAAGTGCAAGTaaaggaagcagagaagaaagtGATGTGAGCAACTCCAAGTGAAAGGAATAGAGTTCATCCTGTACCTTTGGAGTACTGTGTTGTTTCTTAGGACTAATGCATATTCCATGGTTAATTGAAgatcttttcatttctttggcTTGTCGCCCCTTTGTTTTATATTGAGAGAGAGGGTGGAAGGATTGTGGTATGTGCTGATAGCAACAGTGTGGAACcttactttatttatttttttttaacttgctcATGAAAGGGATCTTTCTTACATTAAAATCATGGATGTTGGAAGGAGTTATCTCGTGAACAGAGTGATGGATCACATCCAGAGCCGGATTGTCTACTACCTCATGAATATCCATGTGACTCCTCGGTCAATCTACCTCTGCCGGCACGGAGAGAGCGAGCTCAATCTGAAGGGGAGAATAGGAGGAGATCCTGGGCTGTCTGTCAGGGGGAAAGAAGTATGTACCTCCAGCCAGGCATGActgtgttctctgtgtgtgttttgctgGGCAGTTGCAGCTTTCCTCCTCTACAGCCTTTTCCTCTGAACGAGTTTAAATGACTTTTTTAGTTGTGTATTTGGGTAGTGAAACAGGATGGACACTTTGTGTGTTGTGGTTTGTAGTCTTTTATCTGTTTGTCTCTCTGTTGgctgaaattcctttttatcCTACAGCACAAAGCAGTTGGCAAGagggctttattttttaactatATTTTTGTGAAATCCTGACTAGTTGGGTAATTGGGAAAGTGTACACAACTtaaagctgaaaggaaaatttgtgGAAGGAAAGATAGGAACTGCTAAAAACTTGTATCTTCCTTGtagtccttttctttctcctgtcgTTCTTGGATAATGGAGTGGGTTGTATTTCCTAGCAAAAACTTTGACAGTCTTTTGGAAAAGCTACAGTGAGCTTACAGAGGCTGGAACCCGTGCATTCTAAACTGAAGGCTGTGTGTTGGCTCTGAGCTCTCATCCAGCGTCTCTtggtttttcttccagtttgCCAAAAGCTTGGCACAGTTTATTAACGAGCAAAATATCAAAGATCTGAAAGTTTGGACCAGCCAGATGAAAAGGACAATTCAGACTGCTGAAGCCTTGGGAGTGCCTTATGAGCAGTGGAAGGTTTTGAATGAGATAGATGCAGTAAgttcttctcttttaaatgcCTAATAAGTTGCTTTGATTGCTAGGGGTGAAGAAAGTACTtagctttttttaataatacatcTTTTATGGGATAGAAAGTCATTGAAGCTCCTTTTAGAGGCTGGAAATAATTGTCAACGTTTGTAAACGTTTTATTGAATTTTGCCAttgttaatttatttgtttcttgtCTTCCCCAGTAAAACATTCCTCTGTAGAAGCCATGATTTTTTGGTTAGTTAGTTAGGACTTGGAAAGGAGTTTTTGGTGAGGGTTGGGCTTGCTAGCTGGcaatttccagctgcagctgtaaGATATAATAGGAGGTGCAGTAGATAAACCATGGCTTTGCTTTGTCCACTGATGTAACTTTACCTGTACAGGGATTTAGTGATTCCCAGTAACCTCCTCTTGAGTCAAGCTGAGTGCCCTGTTTATAGTGTGTGACAATTTTAAGTGTCAGAGgagcaaaataaaactgttaaaGGTATTTGTATATGGTTTTATTTAGAAGTGATATCTGCTTTTTGCATTACTGGAAAtacctgtttttaaaattattttcgTTACCAACAGGGAGTGTGTGAAGAAATGACATAtgaagaaatacaggaaaattatCCGCTTGAGTTTGCACTGAGAGACCAAGACaaatacagatacagataccCTAAAGGGGAGGTATGCTATTTTAATCTCTCAAGTTGAAGGGCTTCCCTGTCTTCTTGCATACATGCATGCTGGctttaggaaggaaaaataaatttttaaatcaatgaAAATGTTGTTCCTTTCTCCGTGGAAAAGCACATAGGATCTTGCAAGGATTGGGCCCAGACCACTTAATTTGATTCAgggcttgaaaaataaaaccataaatttagaaaaacagtTGAGAGCTGTGATCTTATGGGCATTGCTCCTGTGCTGGTCCTGCAGTGATAAAGCAGGAGGAATTATTGCAAGGCTTCAACCGTTGCAAACATGCTGCTAAGATGCCCTGTTTCTCTTCATCCCTGCTCTTGGTGGTGGCTgttctgcaggcagctctggctgaaaTGCTGGGGAAATCTCCAGCCATGTTATTAAACTCCTTGCCTGTGGGAAAATAAACTTGCTGATGGCTTTTCTAAAGCAGCCCTAGTacagtgcagtgcagtgatGGCCAGATGGTCACAGGGCCATCGCTGGGGGCCGAGGgtctgggcagcagggaggagggattggcccagctgctcctgcttgaGCCGTGAGGAATCGGAGCTCTGCCTTCTTCCTCAAGAGCAATCACTGTGACAGGAGCAGCGTCCCTGGCAGTGTGACCCCAGTCCTGCTAGTGAGGCAGTCATTAAGCTGCAAAGTTCTCATGTATTTGGACAAGGAGTGTTAGTTTTTCAAACCAATGCAGTCCTGGGGATGGTGGCTGGCATGTCACACTCCCTGCTTGCCTTGTGGGGATGAGTTGGTCTCGTTTATCCAAGGCAGTTTTGTGCTTGTAACAGTGTGAGGGGTTTGCACAGCTCTCTGGAGGCTTTCTGTTGTCCAGGGCTCAGTCACAGTGCCACTTGGTCCTGCCTTCACCAGGGTGAAGgtttgctgctgtgctcctcctACCCTGCTGGGCAATGTGCTGAGCTCTCCACGTGGCGCGTTTTGGAAGCAGAGTCTTTACCCTGTGTGTGAAATTCAGTTCAGTTGTGCCTATGCAGGAGCCCTGTGTTCACTGGCAGCAGCAATTCCCTGGGCACGATGAGGCAGGACAGGTCACCAGCAAGTCCTTGTGCTGACTCTTCGTGGGGTGGTGCCTGCTGTCACCAGGCCAGTCCAACACGCTCACAGCTTGTTTTGTAAGGGCAGCCTGAACAAGTCAGGCTTTGTGAACTCTTTGCATGCTGGCTGTTGGCTGGGCTTCCTAGATTTGGGCTTGGAGGAGAGATGCCTTTGAAGATGagctatttaaaataacatgCAAGACCCATATTTGCAGATGCGAACTAAATCCTAGGGATTTTGTGGAAATTCTTGATCAAAGTGGTTAATTTAGTAAAGCTTTTCTGTGAAGGAGATTTGCTTTGTTATGTGTATAATAAAATGTGTAAATTGCTCAGGTCTGAACTGTGTTCTTAGTTTAATAAGAATTATTACTACAGTAATGTGTAAATTGCTCAGGTCTgaactgtgtttttaatttaataagaATTATTACTACAGCATTTGTGCATTAAATAACATTTAGAAGATGACTAATACGAAAGTAAGATCCCCTCTATATACATATACTGTTCAaagaattttccctttttaatgtGCTCTGTGTTTCTTGTCCCCACCCAGTCTTATGAAGATCTTGTTCAGAGGCTGGAGCCAGTAATTATGGAACTcgaaaggcaggaaaatgtgCTTGTCATTTGTCACCAAGCTGTCATGCGCTGTTTGCTTGCATATTTCCTTGACAAGCCTGCAGGTAAGTCTTCCTTGATACATTCCAGTCTGGTTTTTTGAAAATTTACTGCTTAAGGTTGCAAACAGGAAATTCTAACAATTTGCTGTATCATCAGAGGCTGCTTTTGCTAGGCAAGTAGGcaagtgtatttttttgtatttgacCCCCACATGAAACCTGGTAGTTGATGTTATTCCTCCTCACCTGAAATACtgtggtatttatttttttgctctgaTTAGCATCTCTGTTGCATGCTAGAAAAACAGATATACTGTTAGGTAAAAAGTCACTCAAGTAGTTGACCTGAAACATAACAGAAAAGTCACTTGTAACTTGTATTTGATGTGTAATTTGTGGTTTGATTTCTTAGAACAACTGCCCTACCTGAAGTGCCCACTGCATACTGTCTTAAAGCTAACCCCAGTGGCTTATGGTAAGTGGAGTTatgtatatttaatatatatgtCTGGCTGTACTGTCTCTGCCATCAGGAAAGGTGCTGAAGTGTTTAAAACACACTTTGTCTTGCTTACAAATTGTTAGATTTGACATTGCATGTATGCTTGCAGAGCTTTGCTGGAATAAATGAATCCTCTGGATTccccttgcttttttttttgtgccaggAAACACATATGTGTTGCTGAAGGCCTGAAACCACCAGTGGCTGTAACTGCTGGAGGGGACAGTTTTGTGCTCAGTTCATACTCTATTTCACTAATTCTTCTGGCAAACCATGCATTTACACGTCTGCTACAGCAAGATTGAGTTATTCATGTATTGGAGGGTATTGCTTTTCAGAGGAGAGgtaaatttgtatttgtataGGCTTATAATCTTGCAAAGTGTGTTCCCTTAGCCTTATAtaactttgttattttttccatggACTATGAGAGTACCCCATGAAGTCACCTTGTTTGTTGATGCTGGCATTTGTTTGTCagcagctgttcctgtgcttgGCTCAGGGGCtttccctgggctctgtgggCAGTGTGGGGTGTGGGTTACCATGTGCCCTGCTTGGGCTTTATGCTGGTTGCTGATGGAGTTTTGTGTGTGTTCCCACCTCAGCCTAGTGTGTGCCTGCTGTTCATTTTCATTAAGTGATGGCTGAGTCGTATCTGAGATATCCCGCTTCAGAAGATCACCTCAGGCAGAGAATTATCTGCATAGCTTATTAGGAAAAATGTATTGCCCAAAAATGTTGATTTAGTCATTATTTGAAAGCTGTTTTTGATTATCACCTCTGAAAAATCCAGATCcgttctttgttttttgttaagTTTTAAATGAAGTTGAAACAAAAGAATATTGTGAAACAAAGAAGCTGCTACACTGGGAAATCTTTTTGAAGAGATTTTTGTAATTTGGTTGCAGTGTCCTGGAGGAACGAAAGCCTGTGCTGTGGTGACATCTGGTGTTCCCAGCCTTGCATGACAAAGCTgggattttgaaaataaagtttcaCTGCAGTTAAAACTTGGGCTTTTTAAAACTGGATTCTTCTGACCTGCTAATCTCTGCCTATTTTCCACAgcaaggttttgttttggggttttctttgtttttttgagggttctctggtgatttttttgttgttgttgttgctatttttctttcttctttgtggGGGAAGGGAAGTTGGGTGACTGTTCATAAATTTTAAGAGGGTGTGGATGTTTGCAGTGTTTGCTCATGCACTAAGAGAGGAAGGAAGCAAAGTGGTATAAAACACTGTCCTTGCTTTTTTGACTTGAGGGAAAGAAATGCCATTGTCCTTTTCTAAGGTGTTTGATATGTATGTCAGACGAGCCCATTTCAGCCAACCTACTTTTTGGAATTCAGCCATCTAACACAAGAACCGTGTAAATGATTCCTGCAGTACTGATCCGTGGCACTGCTCCAAGCTGATGTGTCACTTggctccagccaggcaggatgCAGGATCAGACTTGGTGTGTTTGATACCTCCCAGCTAAGCCTGTTCTGGGGAAATGCCTCCCACGGGGCTTTGCTCTCTTCCTGGTGTTGGAGAGGAGCACCATTCCCACCTTAAGAGTCTGAACTGCACTAGAGGAACATCTGTTACAGCCTGACAGCCGGATCGGGGTGGATGAGACCTTTACCCagtccagggcagtggtggtCTATGGAAAGAGAAACTGCAGCTTGCTGTAGGCATGAGCCTGCTCatcagtaattaaaaatgagcTGGGAGTATGCACGTGGTAATTGTGGAGCAAGGCATGTCCCTTTAGTTTGTGTTTAAAGCTTTCCACACCACGCTCTCTTTGGATTTGAAACTCGGCTTGTGGCAAGGACTgagagctctctgcagtgtcTGCTGTGTAACAGGCCTGCGTAATGGCCAGCAGTAGGGCTCACAGCTTGTCTTGGCTTGGTCTCAAGGCTCACAGTGAATCTGTGGACAGAGAGATGAGTAAGGATCCTGCTCCAGTGGGAGATGTGTGCTTTTCCTccttaaaatctgttttgtggTTCACTGTTTCTCTGAGTTCTGGCCCTCCTGCAGCGTTTGCTCACAGTCTTCCTGACAAATGGGCTTTAAAAGGACAGGCTTCCCAAAGGGAGGGCAAATACTGGCCTTactcattcatttttattttttttaaagtggagTGGCTTTCTAAGGAAATCCCTTTTTTCTGTCATGGAGCAATTCTATGGAGTGTTTTACGACTTTAGGGAATAATTGaggagaaaaatctggaaaCCTGCTTGTGATAGAGGATGGACTCTTGTGTGTCAGAGGAAGTGACTTAATGTGTAGAGCAGTGGTAGCTTGGAAGTCATGTTTGTGTGAGATAAGCCAAGGTTTGGCAATCAGAAACAGCTTAaagtgctgtggctgtggtgtATGGAGTAATAATATAATTCATTAAAAGGATCAGTTTATACTACCTGGGAAATAGTTGTTTCTTCTCACTGTTTAGTTTTTCTTGCCTCACTgacattttgaatttttgaatgtAAAACAGAAGTTCCTTTTCAGGAGTCAGCTTTGTAGTTCTGTTTAGCTTGGGGTTAAAACCATTTTGCATGTATAGAGGAATGGGGGTTGCTGACAACACACTGTACCTTCCTGTAGTTGTTTTTATGTTTAAGAAATGAGAACAGCATTTATCTTCTTAGAATTTTACTGTAATACAGAAATCTAGGatgtttaaaacacaaaaagttacaaagaaaaactttctcACTGAATGTTCGAAACCtctaaaaaaaaaggtttttttcccaagaaaataaTGATAATGCTAAATTGAGGAGGTGGATTATCAAACTGACAATAATATTCATCCAGGTGGAGCATATTAGTTTATGTAGCTTTAGCTCTTCAGAATTCAAGAAGTTCTGGTATAAATCAGAAGGGGAAGGTGATTAACCTTCACCATCTCAAAATCAGATTGCATCTTTATTCTAacttcattttcaaagcaaatgtatctaaaaatgtgttttctatcAACAGGATGTAAAGTAGAATCTATATTTCTGAATGTTGAAGCtgtaaacacacacagagataaaCCTGAggtaagaatattttttaaattggagAACTTGATGTAATGAATTGTCTAAGCTGATTTCCGTTGTCCTTGTGGCTAGAATTGATTTGATAACTCAGCTGagtgtattttatttacatacGAAGCTTTGCTACTGGTTTACTGTGAGGGGGAAGCA
This DNA window, taken from Ficedula albicollis isolate OC2 chromosome 12, FicAlb1.5, whole genome shotgun sequence, encodes the following:
- the LOC101820878 gene encoding 6-phosphofructo-2-kinase/fructose-2,6-bisphosphatase 4 isoform X4 → MTNCPTLIVMVGLPARGKTYISKKLTRYLNWIGVPTKEFNVGQYRRDLVKKYKSFEFFLPDNEEGLKIRKQCALAALNDVRQYLSEENGHVAVFDATNTTRERRETIYKFGEENGYKTFFVESVCVDPEVIAANIVQVKLGSPDYVDCSNDEATEDFMKRIECYKNSYETLDETLDKDLSYIKIMDVGRSYLVNRVMDHIQSRIVYYLMNIHVTPRSIYLCRHGESELNLKGRIGGDPGLSVRGKEFAKSLAQFINEQNIKDLKVWTSQMKRTIQTAEALGVPYEQWKVLNEIDAGVCEEMTYEEIQENYPLEFALRDQDKYRYRYPKGESYEDLVQRLEPVIMELERQENVLVICHQAVMRCLLAYFLDKPAEQLPYLKCPLHTVLKLTPVAYGCKVESIFLNVEAVNTHRDKPEPKLERKTRSQETTGQPGEGN
- the LOC101820878 gene encoding 6-phosphofructo-2-kinase/fructose-2,6-bisphosphatase 4 isoform X2, which codes for MKDCHQPAEVCMTNCPTLIVMVGLPARGKTYISKKLTRYLNWIGVPTKEFNVGQYRRDLVKKYKSFEFFLPDNEEGLKIRKQCALAALNDVRQYLSEENGHVAVFDATNTTRERRETIYKFGEENGYKTFFVESVCVDPEVIAANIVQVKLGSPDYVDCSNDEATEDFMKRIECYKNSYETLDETLDKDLSYIKIMDVGRSYLVNRVMDHIQSRIVYYLMNIHVTPRSIYLCRHGESELNLKGRIGGDPGLSVRGKEFAKSLAQFINEQNIKDLKVWTSQMKRTIQTAEALGVPYEQWKVLNEIDAGVCEEMTYEEIQENYPLEFALRDQDKYRYRYPKGESYEDLVQRLEPVIMELERQENVLVICHQAVMRCLLAYFLDKPAEQLPYLKCPLHTVLKLTPVAYGCKVESIFLNVEAVNTHRDKPENVGVNRSREEALRTVPTHL
- the LOC101820878 gene encoding 6-phosphofructo-2-kinase/fructose-2,6-bisphosphatase 4 isoform X1, with translation MKDCHQPAEVCMTNCPTLIVMVGLPARGKTYISKKLTRYLNWIGVPTKEFNVGQYRRDLVKKYKSFEFFLPDNEEGLKIRKQCALAALNDVRQYLSEENGHVAVFDATNTTRERRETIYKFGEENGYKTFFVESVCVDPEVIAANIVQVKLGSPDYVDCSNDEATEDFMKRIECYKNSYETLDETLDKDLSYIKIMDVGRSYLVNRVMDHIQSRIVYYLMNIHVTPRSIYLCRHGESELNLKGRIGGDPGLSVRGKEFAKSLAQFINEQNIKDLKVWTSQMKRTIQTAEALGVPYEQWKVLNEIDAGVCEEMTYEEIQENYPLEFALRDQDKYRYRYPKGESYEDLVQRLEPVIMELERQENVLVICHQAVMRCLLAYFLDKPAEQLPYLKCPLHTVLKLTPVAYGCKVESIFLNVEAVNTHRDKPEPKLERKTRSQETTGQPGEGN
- the LOC101820878 gene encoding 6-phosphofructo-2-kinase/fructose-2,6-bisphosphatase 4 isoform X3; its protein translation is MKDCHQPAEVCMTNCPTLIVMVGLPARGKTYISKKLTRYLNWIGVPTKEFNVGQYRRDLVKKYKSFEFFLPDNEEGLKIRKQCALAALNDVRQYLSEENGHVAVFDATNTTRERRETIYKFGEENGYKTFFVESVCVDPEVIAANIVQVKLGSPDYVDCSNDEATEDFMKRIECYKNSYETLDETLDKDLSYIKIMDVGRSYLVNRVMDHIQSRIVYYLMNIHVTPRSIYLCRHGESELNLKGRIGGDPGLSVRGKEFAKSLAQFINEQNIKDLKVWTSQMKRTIQTAEALGVPYEQWKVLNEIDAGVCEEMTYEEIQENYPLEFALRDQDKYRYRYPKGESYEDLVQRLEPVIMELERQENVLVICHQAVMRCLLAYFLDKPAEQLPYLKCPLHTVLKLTPVAYGCKVESIFLNVEAVNTHRDKPENVDISRPTEDALVTVPAHQ